In a genomic window of Pseudoglutamicibacter albus:
- the poxB gene encoding ubiquinone-dependent pyruvate dehydrogenase, whose translation MATIAENVVETLGASGVKRVYGVVGDSLNGFTDAIRDSDIEWVHVRHEEVAAFAASAEAALTGELAVCAGSCGPGNLHLINGLYDAQRSRVPVLAIAAQIPGGEIGSGYFQETHPVELFRECSVYVEDVRSAQQMPRVLRIAMREALSKRGVAVLVVPGEIFLETTKAAAEVIVESKSHQVPVEADLVQAAKLLNDCKKVTILAGAGAEGAHNELVALADRLQAPIVHALRGKEFIEYDNPFDVGMTGLLGFESGYRAMEACDTLLMLGTDFPYQQFFPEDATIIQVDIRGEQIGRRTPVDLGLVGGVKETIDHLLPKLQKNKSSKHLKAMLKHYGKTRKDLDDLATPSRRTIHPQYLTRLIDEGASDDAVFIPDVGSPVIMASRHLTMNGKRRLIGSFIHGSMANALPQAIGAQLSHPDRQVIALAGDGGLAMLMGDLLTLTTYDLPVKVVVYNNSSLNFVELEMKAAGFVTHGTGLDNPNFASLAEAIGMKGFRVEKSKDLPRAVEDFLAHDGPAILDVTTERQELTLPPTIDAEQVKGFTMYAVRTVLDGKGAELVDLAKANLRQLF comes from the coding sequence ATGGCAACTATTGCTGAGAACGTGGTTGAAACTCTTGGGGCGAGTGGCGTAAAGCGAGTTTATGGCGTTGTAGGAGATTCCCTTAACGGTTTCACTGACGCGATTCGAGATTCAGATATCGAGTGGGTCCATGTCCGTCACGAAGAAGTCGCAGCCTTTGCGGCTTCTGCTGAAGCGGCGCTGACCGGTGAGCTTGCGGTGTGTGCCGGTAGTTGCGGACCGGGAAACCTTCACCTCATCAACGGGCTTTACGATGCTCAGCGGTCACGTGTGCCGGTCCTAGCGATTGCGGCTCAGATTCCCGGTGGGGAGATCGGTTCTGGCTACTTCCAGGAAACCCATCCTGTTGAACTGTTCCGGGAATGCTCGGTCTACGTTGAAGATGTGAGGTCGGCGCAGCAGATGCCGAGGGTTTTGCGGATTGCTATGAGAGAGGCACTCTCAAAGAGGGGAGTGGCTGTTCTCGTTGTTCCTGGTGAGATTTTCCTGGAAACAACGAAAGCTGCCGCCGAGGTAATCGTGGAATCCAAGTCGCACCAGGTTCCGGTAGAAGCTGATCTGGTTCAGGCTGCCAAGCTTCTCAATGACTGCAAGAAGGTCACGATCCTGGCGGGAGCAGGCGCTGAGGGCGCGCACAACGAGCTAGTGGCGCTTGCCGATAGGCTGCAGGCTCCCATTGTCCACGCCCTGCGCGGTAAAGAGTTTATCGAATACGATAACCCGTTTGATGTGGGGATGACCGGGCTGCTGGGATTCGAATCAGGGTATCGGGCCATGGAAGCCTGCGATACTCTCTTGATGCTGGGGACTGACTTCCCGTACCAGCAGTTCTTCCCAGAAGATGCCACGATCATTCAGGTTGATATTCGTGGAGAACAGATTGGTCGGCGCACCCCTGTCGATCTCGGTCTGGTGGGTGGAGTCAAAGAAACGATCGACCACCTGCTACCCAAGCTGCAAAAGAACAAGTCGAGCAAGCACCTCAAAGCGATGCTCAAGCATTACGGGAAGACCCGTAAGGATCTTGATGATCTGGCTACGCCTTCGCGTCGCACTATTCATCCCCAATACCTGACCAGGTTGATTGATGAGGGGGCTAGTGATGATGCGGTATTTATTCCCGATGTTGGATCCCCGGTTATTATGGCTTCCCGGCACCTGACCATGAATGGGAAACGGAGACTCATTGGCTCCTTTATTCACGGTTCCATGGCCAATGCCCTACCCCAGGCGATCGGCGCTCAACTCTCTCACCCGGATCGTCAGGTGATTGCCTTGGCGGGCGATGGTGGGCTCGCCATGCTCATGGGTGACCTTCTTACGCTCACAACGTATGACCTGCCGGTCAAGGTTGTGGTTTACAACAATTCTTCGCTGAACTTTGTTGAATTGGAGATGAAGGCAGCAGGGTTCGTGACTCACGGAACCGGTCTCGATAATCCGAACTTTGCTTCCCTTGCGGAGGCGATTGGGATGAAAGGTTTCAGGGTGGAAAAGTCGAAGGACCTGCCCAGGGCGGTTGAGGATTTCTTGGCCCATGATGGTCCAGCGATTCTCGATGTGACAACCGAACGCCAAGAGCTCACCCTGCCTCCCACAATTGATGCCGAGCAGGTCAAGGGCTTCACGATGTACGCAGTCCGTACGGTGCTTGACGGCAAGGGAGCCGAGCTCGTCGACCTGGCAAAGGCCAACCTGCGGCAGCTGTTCTAG
- a CDS encoding type I restriction-modification system subunit M, which translates to MGSLSREVQRDRLHRTIWEVANELRGAVDGWNFKSYVLGMLFYRFISENLATFIEKNEGEGFSYADLKDEQVEPIRQMMVDEKGFFILPSQLFVNVRKRAAQDENLNETLEKVFQSIEGSSVGHASEDDLKGLFDDLDVNSTRLGNTVERRNEKLRKLLNAIGDLDMGEQHDEGIDMFGDAYEYLMQMYASQAGKSGGEYYTPQEVSELLARLTVIGKDSVQRVLEAFMPRWIQARAN; encoded by the coding sequence GTGGGTTCTTTGTCGCGTGAGGTTCAGCGGGATCGTCTGCACCGGACTATTTGGGAGGTCGCGAACGAGCTCCGCGGCGCGGTGGATGGCTGGAATTTCAAGAGCTATGTGCTCGGAATGCTGTTCTATCGATTCATTTCGGAGAACCTCGCGACCTTCATCGAGAAGAACGAGGGCGAAGGCTTCAGCTACGCGGACCTGAAGGATGAGCAGGTTGAGCCGATCCGCCAAATGATGGTGGATGAGAAGGGCTTCTTCATCCTCCCGTCGCAGCTGTTCGTGAATGTGCGCAAACGGGCGGCGCAAGATGAGAACCTGAACGAGACGCTAGAGAAGGTTTTCCAGAGCATCGAAGGCTCCTCGGTGGGGCACGCGAGTGAGGACGACCTCAAGGGCCTGTTCGATGATCTTGATGTGAACTCGACCCGCCTGGGCAACACGGTGGAGCGCCGCAACGAGAAGCTGCGCAAGCTGCTTAACGCGATCGGCGACCTCGACATGGGCGAGCAGCACGATGAAGGCATCGACATGTTCGGTGACGCTTACGAGTACCTGATGCAGATGTATGCCTCGCAGGCCGGTAAGTCCGGCGGCGAGTATTACACGCCGCAGGAGGTCAGTGAGCTGTTGGCGCGCCTTACGGTCATCGGTAAGGACAGCGTGCAGCGCGTGCTGGAAGCTTTCATGCCACGCTGGATACAAGCGCGCGCGAACTAG